The Paenibacillus sp. FSL W8-0426 region TAACACGTCGGCATCCTCGATGGCGGCGTTCAGGCCAAAAGCACCCGTAGGCGTCATGGTGTGTGCCGCATCGCCGAGCAGCACAATATTGCCATGCGTCCACGACTCGCAGTAACTGCTTTCCACGGATAATAATACAAAATCGCTCCATGACCGGATATGGGCGGCCACGGAATCCGAAAGGCACGGAAACGCGGCGACCAGTTGCCGGATGAACGGCTCAAAATGCTGCTGCCGCAGTTTCGGATAAGAGCCTTGCGGAATATTCCAGCCAATCTGCACGTAACCGCCGAACTGGGAGAAAAGAGCGAGCTGCTCGCCGTCCATGCTGGCCAGGCGCACAGCCGGTTCCCATGCCGCCGGAGCGGGGATTCGCGCCCATAACAGATCATACCCGTGCTTGCGGACGTCCGGAACCAAACCCGCATGCCTGCGGACGGCCGAATAACGCCCGTCTGCGCCCACGATGACCGAAGCCCGGATGGAGGCGGGCGATCCGTCTTGCCGTACGTGAATCCCGATCACGTTATCCTGCTCGTCTTTCAGCAGACCGGTCATGATCGTATTGAACAATACATGTTCCCGGTTGCCTGGAAGCCGGCCGGACTCGGCAACGATGACGTCGAGCAGATGATGCTGAGGCACATGAATGCCTACATGGGACTCGTGTTCACCTGGATAGACGGTGTGCAGGATGCTCCCGTTTTCCCAGTATTCTATTTTTGCGAGCGGAAGCGTGCCGCTCTGGGCAACGAGAGAATACAGCCCGTATTTGTTCAGGACAGCCTCGCCGTCCTGGTTAAGCACTTCGCCGCGAAATGACTTATGCAGGTTCGCCTGCCGTTCGACCAATGCCGTGGATATTCCTTTTCGGTTCAAAAGATGAGAGAGCAGCGTTCCGGCAGGACCGGCTCCCACGATGCACACATCAACGTGTAACGGAGTATTATTGTTCATGTCTGTAAGTTCCCTTGCATTAAAGTAGCTTGCCATCAGTATATACAATTACTTAATGATAACAAATTTACAAAAATCATTAAGTAACTAAAAGTAACTTAAACGTATATGTTATTATAAACAAATCTTTTGAACGATTGCAACTGCCATTTCATTTTTTTGGCGAAGCCGTAAGGGTAAATTGCTCAAACCGTTTTCGTTAAATATGTTACAATAAAAGACAGGTTATGATTTTAGTCGGGAGGAAAAGGTATGCGCCCAGAACCGGAGCAAAGCTCGCAATTGGCAAATGTGGATCAATTGATTGAAGCTTTTTTCAGATATAAAAACAAAGTGTTGGAGCAAAAACAGAAAACGGACACGAATTGCAAACTGAACCCAACCAAGAGTCACATTCTTGGCATGATTTTGCGCGAAGGCCGCTGCATGGCTGTCGACGTGGCCAGGCAGCTCAGCCTCTCTTCAGGGGCAACGACGATTGTGCTGAACCAGTTGGAGAGCGAAGGCATGATTCGGCGCGTACGCAGCGAGGAAGACCGCAGAATCGTCTGGCTTTCCCTTACGGAAGAAGGAGAACAGCTTGCGCAGGCATTAAATGCAAATCGCGGACGCATGACGTGGGAGCTTTTGCAGGCGCTTACGGAAGAGGAGCAGCAGCAAATGCTGGGTATGCTGAAGAAGATTGAACTGAAGCTGTTGGAGAAAATGAAGCAATTGGAGCACGCGAACCGTTGAACGGGCATGTGCAGAAAGACGTCAGTATTCAGGGATGCCCCGTGCAACGGGGGCCATCCCGAAAACTGGCGTTTTTTTCTTGTTCCCGCACAAGAAGCAGGGGCCGGGTGGAATGGATGAGCGACCGACAGCATTAAAGACGGAAACGTTCAATGTGCTCGGTTAACCCCTCTTCGAGCAGGATTTCCTTTTGCCGCCTGCCGAGCAGGTCAAAGTGTGGGTAGGGCTGTCGCCGGTGGATGTACTGCGGGTCCAATCCGTGATCCCTGCACCACTTCTCCAACCGATCCAGGTCGGCGCATCCCACCTTGGTCACAGTTGTGACGCCGGGGAAACGGGAATCGATCCAATAATGAGTCAGATAAGCCAGCTCGCCTTGAGCGACGCGTTTTTTCCATTCGGCCAGTTCCTGCCGTTTGATTCCGAAGGCCATAACATCAAGATCCTTTCCAATGCAGGTATTGTCCGGTTCTTATTGTAACATCTTATAGTCAGAATCGGTCTTTTGGGTTTGAGGTAAGCGCCAAACGATACAACATGCGAAACGTCAAACTTTTGCCTGCGGAAAGGAAGGTCATCATGGAACTGTTTATCCCTGTGCTCGTGCTTCTTGTGCTGATCGGCTTATCGAATATTTTAAACCGGTTCGTACCGTTTATCCCCGTTCCGCTGATCCAGATCGCGCTGGGCGTTGTCGTTGCTTTGCTACCCCACGGCGTGAAGCTTCCGCTTAGCCCGGAATTGTTTTTTGTGCTGTTCATAGCACCGCTGCTATATAACGATGGCAAACGCACGCCCAGGCACGAGTTGTGGAACCTGAGGGCTCCCATTCTGCTGCTGGCGTTAGGCCTGGTTTTTGTTACCGTTCTGGTTGCCGGATATGCGATTCATTGGTGGATTCCCAGCATTCCGTTACCGGCTGCTTTCGCGCTCGCCGCGATTCTGTCGCCCACGGACGCGGTTGCCGTCGGAGCGATGGCAGGCAGGGTTCATTTGCCGAAAAGCATACATAGGCTGCTGGAAGGCGAAGCCTTGATGAATGATGCTTCCGGTCTGGTCGCGTTCAAATTCGCCATCGCGGCCACGGTTACAGGCGTCTTTTCCCTGGCGGAAGCATCGGTCAGCTTTCTGATTATCTCGATTGGCGGACTGCTGCTCGGGGCGATTTTGTCGTTTTTGCTCATTCGCCTTGGCGTCTGGGTCCGCAGGCTTGGCATGGAGGACGTCACCGTCCATATGCTCCTGCAGATTCTAACGCCGTTCATCATTTATATGGTCACCGAGGAGCTGGGCGTTTCCGGTATTTTGGCCGTGGTGGCGGGAGGTATTATCCATGCGATTGAGCGGGACCGTACCGAATCCGTGCAGATCAAGATGCAGGTGGTATCGGCCAGTACGTGGTCGGTCATTCTGTACATTTTGAATGGTCTCGTCTTTGTCATTTTAGGGGTGCAGATGCCTGACGTATTGGGCAAAATTTTCTCGAGTGCCTCGTTCGACAACCTGCAGGTGCTCGGATACGTCGTTCTGATCTCGGTTCTGCTGCTGCTGCTGCGGTTCGCCTGGATTTATTTGTTCTGGCAAGGCAGCGACGCGCTGCTAGGCAAATCGTTTATTGGCAAACCAAAGGTGAAAGAGACAAGCATCATCACATTGTCCGGGGTGCGCGGGGCCGTTACGCTGGCAGGAGCGTTCTCCATTCCGTATGTTCTTCAGGACGGTTCTCCTTTTCCGGAAAGGGATCTGATCATCTTTTTGGCGGCGGGTGTCATTTTGTTCACGTTGATTGCCGGCAGTGCCTTGCTTCCTGTATTAGCCAAAAAGGATGAATCCGTCGGCGAGGAAACTCCTCAGAAGACGGAGCGCAAAGCGCGGAACATGATGCTCAAGGCCGCCATACGCGCCGTCAAGTCGGAGATGACCGACGACAACAAGGCTGCTGCCCTTGCTGTGGTTTCCGACCTTTCCAAAACCATTCGCCAAGCATCCGGCTTGGATGCACGGAAACAGAAGGAATTTTTGAAACAAGAGGCGGATATCAGCCTGATCGGCACCCGGGCAGAGCGCAAAGAAATCGAAAGCATGATGGATGAACAAGTCATCTCATCCGATGCGGCGTTCAAATGCAATAGTTGGCTGGACAAAAAGGAAATGATGCTCTCCAGCCGCACGAATGCACAGATGATGTATTCGCTCGGCGAGATCGGGCGCATGTTCGGCCATCTGTTTGCCAACCGGGCGGGCAAACCGGATAAACCGTTTGCCATCGAAAATGCGGACCTGTATCGCCAGGTCAAATTGCGGAGCTCCGAAGCGGCGATCAAGGCTATCCGTTCACAGATGAACGACAGCAATCGCTCTGCGGCGTTATCTGTCATCGCTAAATACGAACGCCTCGTTGCGAAGCTAAGGTCATGGAACGAGGATGAGACGGAAGATCCGTTCGATCAGGAAAAGCTGCAGCTGCAAATGGTAGCCGTTCAGGAACAGCGCAATACCGTGCAGCAGCTGTACGAAAACGGCGAAATCAACCGGGACGTTGCGGCGAAGCTGCGCCGCTTCATCAACGATGTGGAGGCAACCGTTTTGAAGAATAGCTGAAACCGATAAATCCGATATTTTAAATCCGATTATGCTTCTGGTATAATCTCATCACAGCCGATCCTCGTCCAGGGATGCTGCGGGTGCCTGATTCATCCGGTTTGATAGATGGGTACCTACATATCAATTTCAATAAAGGAGATGCGTGAGACATGACAGAACAACAGACACGTCTGGGTAAGAGCGAGCTGGTGGTTAATCCCATCGGGCTGGGGGCAAATGCGGTCGGAGGCCACAATATTTATCCGAATTTGCTCAATGACGAAACGGGCAAGGATGTCGTTCGCACGGCACTGGAACAAGGCATTAACTTTATTGATACGGCCTTTATTTATGGACCTGAACATTCGGAGCGCTTGATCGGCGAAGTGTTGAAGGAAACCGGAAAGCGTCAGCAGGCGGTCATCGCCACCAAAGCTGCGCATAAATTCGTGGACGGCAGCATCGTTCTCGACAATTCCCCCGCCTTTTTGAAAGCTTCAGTGGATGAAGCGCTGAAACGGCTGCAAACGGATTACATCGATCTGTTTTACATCCATTTTCCGGATGAACACACACCGAAAGATGAAGCAGTCGGAGCATTGGCCCGATTGAAAGAAGAAGGAAAAATCCGGGCGATCGGTGTTTCGAACTTCTCGATCGACCAGCTGCGCGAAGCGAACCGTGACGGTTACGTCGATGTGCTGCAATCGGAATATAACCTGTTCAAACGGGAGGTGGAGAAAGAAATTCTCCCGTATACGACGGAGCAGCATATTTCATTCGTTCCGTATTTCCCGCTGGCTGCCGGGCTTCTTGGCGGCAAATACACCAAAGATACGACATTCAAGGACGGCCGGGCCAAAAATCCGCTGTTTACCGGGGAAGCTTATATTCGAAATCTGGGCAAGGTGGACCAGCTTCGGAGCATCGCCCAGTCCAAAAACGTGGAGGTCGCGCATCTGGTGCTTGCCTGGTACCTTACCCAACCATCCATTGATGCATTGATTCCGGGCGCCAAAAAGCCGGAACAAGTCGTATCCAATCTGAAAACCTTGGAAGTTCGGTTGTCCGCCGAGGAAATTGCGGTGATTGATCAGATTTTCCGTTAATTTAGAAGCTGCAAGGAGACTGCAGGCACTTGTTTCGCCCTGGTCTCATAGTTCCGCGAATTCGGGAAATGCTAACAGGGAGTTTACGTTTGAACATAAAGTGAGGACAACGACATGAACCTGAAGGCAGCCCGAATGATCGGACTTGTCATGATTTTGCTGTTAAGCAGCAGTACAGCGCAGGCTTCGCCGGTAAAGAAAAACCGCGATTACTACGAGCAGCGCGGCGAGATCGTGTGGGAAGTGCCGACTCAGGGCAAATTGATTGCGCTGACGTTCGACGATGGTCCGGACCCGGTCCAGACTCCGCAGATTTTGGCTTTGCTGAAACGGTATGATGCCAAGGCGACGTTTTTTGTGCTCGGAAAATGGGCGGAAAAGTATCCTGAGCTGATCGTGCAGGAGCAGCGTGAGGGCCATGAGGTGGCCAATCACACATTTAACCACATGTATTCCAACAGATCGACCGGTGCAAGCAAGGTGCTGCGCGAGATGGATGAGGCGGAGAAATCCATTATCGAGGCCGGAGCCGAGCGTCCCGTCTTGTTTAGGCCCCCTGGCGGATTTTACAATGATACGCTGGTGCAAATGGCGAAACAGAAAGGGTACACCATTGTGCTCTGGTCCTGGCATCAGGATACGCGGGACTGGGCATCGCCAGGGGTGGGGCGTATTACCAAAAAGGTGCTGACCAATGCCCGTAACGGGGATATCGTTCTTTTTCACGATAAGGTTGAAGGCAAGTCCCACACGATCGCTGCCCTGGAGCAAATTTTACCTGTCTTGCAAAAGCGGGGATACCGGTTCGTCACGGTCTCCGAGCTGCTCGCCCTGAAAGCAAGGGAAGCTGCGAACGATGACGTTTCGGCGAAGCATCACCGTCCATAAGCATGACAAAGCCGCAGACTCCCGAAAGGGTGCAGTCTGCGGTTTTGTGTTTTTCACAGCAAGCATTCTCCCTTGGCAAAGGCGGGCTGGAAGCTCTACAATAAATGCAGCGCGACGAATGATGTTCTTCATGCATGAACAAATAACGGAAGGAGAGAACGGCATATGAATGGACAACAACGGGCAAACATCAGACCAGGACTTGAGGTGGATATCGTCCTGAAAGAGGATCAGCGGTCCGGCAAATTGACGAGGGGCATCGTCAAGGACTTGTTGACCAACTCCCCCACACACCCTCACGGCATCAAGGTACGTTTGACGAATGGGCAAGTGGGAAGAGTGAAACAAATCATCACGGGTTCACCCGAATGAGCGATGGCGAGATGCGACCGGACTTGACGAGTGCGGCAGGCGTCATGACCCATCTTGCATCAGGCAATGAAAGACAGCGATCCGCTTATCGGGCACTGAAGCAGAGCGGGTTGATGGAGCGGTTGGCGGCGTACCATCCATATCCCGCGGGAACCGTGCCCATCGATATCGATGTGCCGGGCAGCGATATCGATCTCTTGTGCGAAGCCGAGGATCTGGAGCGGTTCAGAGCTGTGGTGCATCAAGCGTTGGGAGAGATGGAAGGCTTCCAATGTACCCTAATAACCCGAGAAACGGGAGTGTCGCCTTACGTCGTCTGCAGCGTGTCTACAGGAGGCTGGCCTGTGGAAATATTCGCCCAATCCATGCCGGTCCGGCAGCAAAATGCCTACAGGCACATGCTGGTCGAATGGGCGTTGCTGACGCATTGGGGACGTGAAGGGCATAAGGAGATACGCAGACTGAAAAATAAAGGAATGAAGACGGAACCGGCATTTGCATATGCGTTGGGATTGAATGGGGATCCCTATGCTGAATTGCTGAATCTGGCGGACAAGAGTGATGAAGAACTGGCTGATCTTGTTCGTTCACGACCAGTTACATCAGAAAAATCGCAACTACCGTTGTGACGATCAATCCCAGCAGCACCGGCTTCAGATTGCGTCGGGCCAGCTCGAACGGGCTAACCCCGCAGATCGCCGCGGCCGGAATTAACGCCCACGGAATCAGCGTACCGCCACCGACCCAGATGGCGGCAATCTGGCCGAGCGCAGTCAGGGTTGGGGCTGCATCCGCCGTTCCGGCAAACATCGATGCCACGGAACCAACCAGCGATATGCCCGAAAACCCCGATCCATCCATGCCGGTGATCGCCCCGGTCAACGTTAGCGTCACTGCGCCCACCGTATGGTTTAATGGCACAAGGCCCGCAAGGGCTACCCCCAAATCGTTTACGATGCCGTGCGATCCGTCCGGAAGCGGACTGCTGAACAATTCGTTGATGGCGGCATCTCCGAGGTAGAAAAAAGCCGCTATGGGAATGACCGGCCCGAACACCTTGAACCCGAATTGAAACCCCTCGATCAAATACTCCGTGGTCTGCTCGGGTCCTTCGTGACGATGCGCCGCGAGGGTTACCGCGATCAAAATGAGGATCGCCGTGCCGCCGATCAGCGCCGTGGCATCTCCCCCCTGCAGCTTCAGCACAAACATGAGCACAACATCGACCGCAAACAACAAAGGAATGCCAATGGCAAATACGTGCCGAAGCCGCGAAGGTAAAGGGCGGACGCCGGCATTCGCTTCGTTCGTTGGAGCTTCCTGCGTCGGCGTGTCCGTTACGGCTTCCGGCGAAGAGGACGGGAGAAGGTTGCCCGTTCCTTGGTTTGAACGCATCTCCCGCTGAAGCATCCAGAACGCAGTGAGCGTGGAGACGGTGCCCATAACGATGACCAGGGGCAGGCTCGCAGACATGACGGAAGTTACGGATAATCCGGCTGCATCTGCGGTCAGCTTGGGCGCGCCTTGAATGATGAAATCTCCCGACAAAGCGATGCCGTGCCCGAACAGATTCATGGCGACGGCCGCGCCGATAGGCGGCAGGCCGACCCGGACCGCGACAGGAAGCAACACGGCTCCCACCAGCGCCACTGCCGGAGACGGCCAGAAGAACAGGGATACCGTCATCATGATGAGCCCGATGCCCCAATACGCAACCTGAGGCGATCGGATAAACCGGGTGAGCGGCGCAACCATCGTCTCGTTGATGCCTGTTCGGATCAGTACCCGGCTCATAGCCACGATGATCGAGATGATGAATATGGTGCTGAGCAGCTCTTTGGCCGCATAAACAAAGCTGTTGAAAATGCCGGTAACCGACCCGCTTAATGTTTCGGTCGCAAGGATTCCGATCGTCATTACTCCGGCCACGCAGATGATCGTTGTATCCCTGCGGCGAATCATGACGGCCATGATCAGGACGATAAAAGCAAGATATACATAATGCAACGAAGTGAGCTGTATATGCATGCTGCAGGCCACCCTTCTTCTTGAAAGTCAACGTATCATATGCTTGGGTGGGCGCTCAGGTGTACGTGCCGAACTACGAATTGTACAACTCTGCTCATGACTGCCGAAGACAAGGGATTGCGTGACCTTGCCTGTTTTCTGCCCTAACCGAAGGGTTGAAGGATTTTTTTTACAAATGGAGAACTATCTATGTAAACCGCAAAAAAACATACACACGTCAACGGAGAGGCAGAACCAATCTGGAGAAGCGAAGCGTTCGCTGAAAGCTTTCTGAAAGAAAGCTGCATCGGAAGCATAGGCTTATCACCGGATTTTCCCCTTAGAAAAGGGGAATCAAAAAATCTGGGGATAACAGCGATCGGAAGATGGTACTGCACTCGCAGTGCCTTGTGTGATTGTTAGTGCGGTAAAGAGAAAGTCGACTTTCGAAGCAACACGAGGCGGCAAAGCGATTCGAAAGGAAAGTCACCATAATGTTCAGAAACAGGTCACGGAATGACATAGACAATGAACAATGACCGTGATTACAATGAAACATGCCATAAAAGGAAGGAAATTGCAGATGCCGTACATTCGAGGTTGACATGCCCTGCGTACAGGCACTTTTGATAACGCTTTCGAAAAGGGCGGGAGACGATGAATTTTATCCGTTCATTACGCTTCAAATTCATAGTTGGATTGACGCTGATCATGCTTCCGCTATTTTTGCTGATGTATTACAACAACGTGTATGCCATGAATGTGGTCAGGGATCAAGTGTCTCTTACCAACATGAACCATCTGGCAAAGAGCGTGGAGCAGAATGAACGCGTGCTGCAGGAAACCAACCGTTATTTATACAGTCTGGGTGAACGCGATCCCGACATCATTTCATTGTTCTTCCTGAAATACGGCAGCGGCGATTACATTATCGCGAAGCAGCGGATCATGAACAAATTTATGACCGATCTCGGATTCTACAGCTTGATCGATTCTTTTTTTCTGTATGACGCCGTGAACGACGACCTGCTGCTCGCCACATCGGGCAATTATGATGTCAAAATGTCGCTGGTCCGCGAAAACATGCCTGCGCAAATGCAGCAGTTCGAAGGTGAAATTCAGCAGCCGGAGTGGGATATCGTGCAAGGACCGACATGGAATGCGCTCGCGAAGACGGTCCGGATCAATCAGCAGTTTTACGCCGGAGCGCTTGTGGATATGAACGCGCTGAATCATCCCGAACAGTTCACGGAAGCGGGAGGGCGGGGTGGCGCCGTCATTGTGGGCGAGGACGGGAAGGCCCTCTCGGATTCCGCCCTGAAAGAGGGTCAGATCCGTCTCGCGGCCGCGCACCTGTCCGGCCTGCAGAGTCCGTATCAGGTTATCTCGGAGGATACGTCCGCGGGAGAGACCAAGCAATATCTTATGTTGGGCATCCCTTCGGCGATGTCGGACATGAACTACATTGTGCTTCTGCCCGAAGAGGACATGATGCGCAACCTTCCGTTTTTTCAACGGATCATTCGCCTGCTGCCCCTGGGGGCGGCAATCATTCTGGTCACTGCGCTCGTGTTTATGCGCCAGCTCCTGTTCCGGCCGATCCACATGCTGATTCGCGCCATGCGGCGGGTGAGCCAGGGGGAGCTTGAAGTCCGGCTTCCGACTCCCTCCTCGTCCGAATTAGCCTTCGTGACGAGCAGCTTCAATCAAATGACGAGCCAGATCCAGCATTTGAAGATCGATGTATATGAGGAGCAGCTGCGAACGAGGGAGGCGGAGTTCAAACAGCTGCAGATGCAGATCAATCCTCATTTTTATCTAAACTCGCTTAATATCATTCACAGTCTGGCCTCGCTGCAGAAGCATGAACTGGTGCAGCAGATGGCAGGACATCTTGCGGATTATTTCCGATTCAGCCTGCGTGCGGGCAAACGCGAAATCCGGCTTGGCGAAGAGATGGAGCATATCCGGCACTACCTGGAAATCCAGAAGCTGCGCTTTCCGAATCGCTTGAACTACGTGCTCGACATTGACCCGGCCATCTCGCAGTACGTTCTCCCTCCTTTGACGCTGCAGCCTTTTGTCGAAAATGCCATTATCCATGGCTTTCAGCGGCGATCAGAGCCATTTGTCATTGAAATCGAAGCCAAATGGGCGCCTCAAGAGGACGGCGGGGCTTCCGTTGCAGCCGGAACGCCTCCCGCCCGCGGCATGCTTGAGCTGTGTGTCAGGGACAACGGCGTCGGCTTTGACCCGGAGCTGTTGGACCGGTTGCAGCAAGGACAATATGCAGAAAATCCGGATGGACAGCACATTGGCATCTGGAACGTTGCCCACCGTTTGCTTGTAAAGCACGGCGATCAGGCCGGCATTTCATTTAGCAATCAGCCCGCAGGAGGGGCGGCTGTCGTCATTCGATTGCCCGCCCAGACCGAAGAGAAAGAAGGAGGAAACTATGCGCAACCTGTTGATCGTGGATGATGAAGTGTACGCGCTGCAGGCCATGATGGAAGGCATCGACTGGAGCAGAGCCGGAATAGACCGGGTGTTCGGCGCAGGTGATGCCGAGGAAGCCAGAATGATTCTGAAAAGCCATGCCATCGATATCATGGTCTGCGATATTGAAATGCCTGGCGAAACGGGACTTGACCTGCAAAGCTGGGTATTGAAACATGATCCGGGCATGCTGACGATTTTTCTCACAGGGCATGCGCTGTTCGACTACGCCCAGACGGCCATCAAGTTGAACAGTTTCGATTATGTGCTGAAGCCTGCACCGGCCGATCAGCTGCTGAAGACCGTTTCCCGGGCGGTGGAAAAAATCCGGGCAGGCGAGCAGAGCAAACATACCAATGAAATCTATGAAACGGCGTATAAACGCTGGCAGGCTCATAAACCGCTATTGACCGAACGATTCTGGAAGGATGCCGTTTCGCAGCGCGCCGCGTTGACGACAAAGCGACTGGAAGAATTGGCTGAGGTTTACGGAGCGGAGATCGATCCCCATGCCCGCGTGCTGCCTATTGTGATTTCGGTAGAGGAGTGGGTGCGCGAGTTCAATCTGCGCGATGAAGAAGTGCTGGAATACGCTTTGCGCAATGCGGCCCGGGAGATGCTGCTCGGAGTACGTCCGGGAGAGGTATTTCAGGATCACGGCGGATTAAACGTCGTTCTCGCCTATGAGCAGGACGGCATCGTTCCTCTGGCGGAAGACATTGAGAAAGACTGCCAGCTGTATATTCAGGAATGCGGCAGCTACTTCTATTGCAGGCTTTCTTGTTATGTTGGCGCCCCTGTGGCCGTGACGGAGCTGCAGGGCATGTTAAACGAATTGATGGACATGGAGCGGCGCAATATCCGGGAGCTCGAAGGGGTTTTTACGTATGACAGGAAAGCCCGCCAAACGGAGGATCGTTTTTTGCCGATCCCTTGGCTCCCGGAACTGTCGATCCTGTTCGAAACGGGCAAAGTCGCGGATTTGCGCACGCGCGTGGATGAAATCTTTGAGCTGCTGGAAACCGAGGAGCATCTGTCGCCGGAAATGCTGAGGCTCTACTACCATGCGATGCTGCATATGGTTTATCCGCTGCTGCACCAGAAAAACGTGTCCGTGCGCAGCTTGTACGGGGATGAGCGGGAACCGGAAGAAGGCGTCGTGACGCGTTCGTTGCCCCAATTGAAGCAGTGGACGTCTGATTTGATCGATCGCGTCATTCCCGTGTTATATCCGGATGACCAGAACCCGATGACGGTGGTGGACCAATTGTGCGTATATATTGAGAATCATATCGGCGAGGAACTCATGAGAGAGGAACTGGCTGCCTTCGCTGGATTCAATCCCGCATATCTCTCCCGCCTTTTCCGCAAGGAAAAGGGAATGTCGCTCTCCGAATTCATCCTGCAGCGCAGGGTGGATATGGCCAAAACGCTGCTTTCCCAATCCACGGTCAAAGTAACGGATATCGCGGGCAAGGTGGGGTATTACAACTACTCGCATTTCACAAAAATGTTCAAGAAGTGCACAGGCATCACCCCGCAGGAGTTCCGGAAACAGTCCCGCACCGTATAAACACTGACGCAGCATGCTGCGTCTTTTGTTTTTGCGGCAAAGTCATAATTTGACCATGAATTGGTAACCACAGCAGATATAGCAGCGACGCTTGCCCGCCGTATACTTGAACCACAGGAGAACCATCCGATGTTCGATCCTGAGGAATTCAAGAGGAGTGAGGGAGACGAAGCCATGATGACACAACCCCGGGCGGGCAAACGAGCCGGAATTTCGGAAGTCCCCGAGAGGACCACTCGGAAACGAAAGTCTGTTTGGTACAACCTCGGAAAATACAAAGTGCTGTACCTGATGTTTTTGCCAGGTGTCCTGTTTCTGCTGGTCAACAACTATATGCCGATGTTCGGCGTGCTGATCGCCTTCAAAAACGTAAATTATGCCGACGGCATATGGGGCAGCCCGTGGAGCGGCTGGGACAATTTCAAATATTTGTTCTCCACCAGCGATGCTTGGGAAATTACCCGCAATACGCTTGCTTATAACACGGTTTTTATATTGCTTAATCTGGTTGTCGGCGTAGGCTTGGCCATACTGCTGAACGAAGTAAAGAACAAGGGCATGTCGAAACTGTATCAATCGCTGATGCTGCTGCCCTACTTTTTATCGATGATCGTGGTAAGTTACCTGGTGCTAGCCTTTCTCGGAAAGGATTCCGGGTTTATGAACTCGACCATTCTGCCCCTGTTCGGCGGGGAGCCTGTAGATTGGTATTCGGAGACGAAGTATTGGCCCTACATTTTGCCGCTGGTGAACACGTGGAAAAACATCGGGTACTACGCGGTGATTTACCTGGCAGCGGTCGTCGGCATCGATGAAGAGTATTACGAAGCGGCCGTGCTGGACGGTGCGAACAAATGGCAGCAAATCCGTTCGATTACGATTCCGTTTCTCGTGCCGCTCATCATCATTATGACCCTGCTGCAGATCGGCCGCATTTTCTACGCGGATTTCAGTCTGTTCTATCAGGTTCCGCTCGAGTCGGGCGCATTGTTCCCGGTCACCAACGTATTGGATACCTATGTGTACCGC contains the following coding sequences:
- a CDS encoding FAD-dependent monooxygenase; the encoded protein is MNNNTPLHVDVCIVGAGPAGTLLSHLLNRKGISTALVERQANLHKSFRGEVLNQDGEAVLNKYGLYSLVAQSGTLPLAKIEYWENGSILHTVYPGEHESHVGIHVPQHHLLDVIVAESGRLPGNREHVLFNTIMTGLLKDEQDNVIGIHVRQDGSPASIRASVIVGADGRYSAVRRHAGLVPDVRKHGYDLLWARIPAPAAWEPAVRLASMDGEQLALFSQFGGYVQIGWNIPQGSYPKLRQQHFEPFIRQLVAAFPCLSDSVAAHIRSWSDFVLLSVESSYCESWTHGNIVLLGDAAHTMTPTGAFGLNAAIEDADVLAELLIGMADDHFIDMAPLQQLQLARGEKVKQQLAKQVDMENSFQERYASFMV
- a CDS encoding MarR family transcriptional regulator; this encodes MRPEPEQSSQLANVDQLIEAFFRYKNKVLEQKQKTDTNCKLNPTKSHILGMILREGRCMAVDVARQLSLSSGATTIVLNQLESEGMIRRVRSEEDRRIVWLSLTEEGEQLAQALNANRGRMTWELLQALTEEEQQQMLGMLKKIELKLLEKMKQLEHANR
- a CDS encoding Na+/H+ antiporter, yielding MELFIPVLVLLVLIGLSNILNRFVPFIPVPLIQIALGVVVALLPHGVKLPLSPELFFVLFIAPLLYNDGKRTPRHELWNLRAPILLLALGLVFVTVLVAGYAIHWWIPSIPLPAAFALAAILSPTDAVAVGAMAGRVHLPKSIHRLLEGEALMNDASGLVAFKFAIAATVTGVFSLAEASVSFLIISIGGLLLGAILSFLLIRLGVWVRRLGMEDVTVHMLLQILTPFIIYMVTEELGVSGILAVVAGGIIHAIERDRTESVQIKMQVVSASTWSVILYILNGLVFVILGVQMPDVLGKIFSSASFDNLQVLGYVVLISVLLLLLRFAWIYLFWQGSDALLGKSFIGKPKVKETSIITLSGVRGAVTLAGAFSIPYVLQDGSPFPERDLIIFLAAGVILFTLIAGSALLPVLAKKDESVGEETPQKTERKARNMMLKAAIRAVKSEMTDDNKAAALAVVSDLSKTIRQASGLDARKQKEFLKQEADISLIGTRAERKEIESMMDEQVISSDAAFKCNSWLDKKEMMLSSRTNAQMMYSLGEIGRMFGHLFANRAGKPDKPFAIENADLYRQVKLRSSEAAIKAIRSQMNDSNRSAALSVIAKYERLVAKLRSWNEDETEDPFDQEKLQLQMVAVQEQRNTVQQLYENGEINRDVAAKLRRFINDVEATVLKNS
- a CDS encoding aldo/keto reductase, which produces MTEQQTRLGKSELVVNPIGLGANAVGGHNIYPNLLNDETGKDVVRTALEQGINFIDTAFIYGPEHSERLIGEVLKETGKRQQAVIATKAAHKFVDGSIVLDNSPAFLKASVDEALKRLQTDYIDLFYIHFPDEHTPKDEAVGALARLKEEGKIRAIGVSNFSIDQLREANRDGYVDVLQSEYNLFKREVEKEILPYTTEQHISFVPYFPLAAGLLGGKYTKDTTFKDGRAKNPLFTGEAYIRNLGKVDQLRSIAQSKNVEVAHLVLAWYLTQPSIDALIPGAKKPEQVVSNLKTLEVRLSAEEIAVIDQIFR
- a CDS encoding polysaccharide deacetylase family protein is translated as MNLKAARMIGLVMILLLSSSTAQASPVKKNRDYYEQRGEIVWEVPTQGKLIALTFDDGPDPVQTPQILALLKRYDAKATFFVLGKWAEKYPELIVQEQREGHEVANHTFNHMYSNRSTGASKVLREMDEAEKSIIEAGAERPVLFRPPGGFYNDTLVQMAKQKGYTIVLWSWHQDTRDWASPGVGRITKKVLTNARNGDIVLFHDKVEGKSHTIAALEQILPVLQKRGYRFVTVSELLALKAREAANDDVSAKHHRP
- a CDS encoding YwbE family protein, which codes for MNGQQRANIRPGLEVDIVLKEDQRSGKLTRGIVKDLLTNSPTHPHGIKVRLTNGQVGRVKQIITGSPE
- a CDS encoding DUF4269 domain-containing protein, whose amino-acid sequence is MSDGEMRPDLTSAAGVMTHLASGNERQRSAYRALKQSGLMERLAAYHPYPAGTVPIDIDVPGSDIDLLCEAEDLERFRAVVHQALGEMEGFQCTLITRETGVSPYVVCSVSTGGWPVEIFAQSMPVRQQNAYRHMLVEWALLTHWGREGHKEIRRLKNKGMKTEPAFAYALGLNGDPYAELLNLADKSDEELADLVRSRPVTSEKSQLPL